One part of the Rutidosis leptorrhynchoides isolate AG116_Rl617_1_P2 chromosome 1, CSIRO_AGI_Rlap_v1, whole genome shotgun sequence genome encodes these proteins:
- the LOC139892860 gene encoding uncharacterized protein, whose product MNLVVQRWVTRRVRPVQPRILWKNLIEVKAETFKALVLERVEAGVDAVTQVDADHMWNSMAATIRDVDNETLGVAVGTSRGHKASRESWWISEEVQTKVALKQLRFRELITCQDGTRTRAEERYKEVNREAKKAVARAKDKAYEDLYRKLDSKEGENDIYRIAMGA is encoded by the coding sequence ATGAACTTGGTTGTGCAGAGGTGGGTTACTAGGAGAGTGAGACCCGTCCAACCTAGGATCCTTTGGAAGAATCTGATTGAAGTGAAAGCCGAAACTTTTAAAGCGTTAGTTTTGGAAAGAGTAGAGGCAGGAGTGGATGCTGTTACTCAAGTGGACGCAGATCATATGTGGAATAGTATGGCAGCAACTATTAGAGATGTTGACAATGAAACCTTAGGTGTGGCTGTAGGGACATCGAGAGGACATAAGGCTAGTAGAGAATCATGGTGGATTAGTGAGGAGGTTCAAACCAAAGTCGCGCTTAAGCAActgaggtttagggagctcattacATGCCAGGACGGGACACGAACTAGGGCAGAAGAGAGGTATAAAGAAGTCAATAGAGAAGCTAAGAAGGCCGTTGCCCGTGCAAAAGATAAAGCGTATGAAGATTTGTATAGAAAACTAGACTCTAAAGAAGGAGAAAATGATATTTACAGGATTGCAATGGGAGCGTAG